Below is a window of Plasmodium brasilianum strain Bolivian I chromosome 14, whole genome shotgun sequence DNA.
TAATTAAGTAGTACTAAACATAATTAAGTAGTACTAAACATAATTAAGTAGTACTAAACATAATTAAGCAGtattaaacataattaaGTAGTACTAAACATAATTAAGCAGtattaaacataattaaGCAGCATTAAACCTAATTGAGcagtattaaaaataattaagcaATATTAAACAGTATTtgaataaacataaaaattttttaaaataggtTTATAATTGCTACTTCTCGACTAACGtacatttatgcatatatatatgtatatacacatatttatacatacatatatatatacacatattcaCCTTTGTCTAACACTTGAATATTTCCATCCGAACAAAAGtatactatattatttagaaaaagagTACTAGATATACGCCCACTACATAGTATGTATAAGGAATAACTTTACAATTTTAGCGACATTTATTACTGCACTTTTTCGTTTTAAgttaaaattacaaaaaacaattttcATATGTGcaaaagggggaaaaaaaaaatcttcatattgtttccttttaaattacaaaaattgcattccatattttcttttaaaaaaatatacgtatataaaattttttgtaaaaataaacgctcttcccaaaaaaaaaaaaaaaaaaaaaatactaaatcGTTAAAAACGTTGAAAAGTTGAACAGTTGAGAAGCATAAAAATTAGGAAACATAGAGCTTATCCTATTTTGAACTTCAATACTTTAAAGAACTTGTTCATTTCATGTAAGTACACATCACAGATTAAGGagtcaaaaaaaagaaaaaaagaaatacgagataattataaaaaaatatattaagacTGGTTCTATATTTGATGTACAGTTATTACGGGCAGCTTTAtctataatttaattttcttctGTCCATGTGTGAacgtatgcacatatactcgtatatatttgtttttttttatttcgaaATAAAAGCTtgtttatcttttaaaaaattttttttttttttttttttttttttttttttttccccataatttttatctctttttcagctctttttttttttttttttttttcttttgtgtttttgtttaatttcaattgttttcttatttttgttaacaACTCTAACATTCAAAACAGAAATACAGAATGAACATAAGGAAAAccgtattttttttgtttttaatgtCCTTCCTTGTTGAAACATTTTTAGGACAAAATGGAAGAATGGACGTTAGTAATCTATATCCACATTATTTCGGTAATTAGCAAATACATATAGAAATTACAAATTTCCATAATGcacctatatatatttgtctGCATTATAAGTACtgaatattttactttagcAGGTACATAATGTATATGCAAAAATTgcaaatattgaaaaagttgcaaaaataaattaaatcaGTGTAAAAAGGGGATTATATTATAACTTATCATTTTGCGAAATTAATTGAAGTTATTACCTATCAGctatattataaacattatGCCATAAGAAGGGctcaaattaatatatactgccatgtatttattcatttatctatgtatatatatgtatatatgcatgtgaGTACATTCCACTATAGgtgctttaattttttttgcaaatttcAGATATAGCCCCAAAAATTGTCATTGGTGTTAATAAACCGcgaattataaataatttttttttgggcGAGGATAGCACCGATCATATAGTAAAcgtaatggaaaaaatacacacacatacatacatacgcacatatacacatatatacaaacacatatacacatacatacgtacgcacatatacacatatatacaaacacatatagacgcatataaatatttatatatatgaactcttatttatacgtatattgATCACAATAcatgaagtaaaaaaaaagtcacaAGAAGATCGATTTGAACAACAATATATCATCGTATTGCCTTTTTTGTCTCAATTAATTCTCatagaaagaaaagaaaaattatctGAAAAAGGTTATTAATAATGGTAAGCTTTTTTgatttgttaatataaaaatgaaaataatcctttgcaatttttattttgtaatccTACTAGCAGCGGAAGAGTTATTACGCATTATtgatgaaaacaaaaatgtaattataaaaaacacCAATAGAAAGGAACAGttgaataaaagaaaaaaaaaaattataaatatgagaATGACGTAGAATTTaactataatataaaaaataaaatattttaaacataatataatgtaatataatttaacgTAATGTTATACAATTTAACATTACATAATGCAgtgtaatataaatttaatattatataatacatgtCTAATTCATCTTACAATTTTGgtcgaaataaaaaaaaaaaaaaaaattcagaaATTGTTAGAAAATAGAACTGAAGAACGGCATGGGCTAAAAGTTGAAGCTGATATTATGAATGCAAacgataaaaatatttcaaatttattactagataataaaaataatgaattaagaaaaaaagagggAAAATCCTCAGCTCCTGTTATAATAGTTCTACCTCAACCTCTTACCAATCAGTAAGTAAACATAACAGCTTAGCAAAGACTAATGCTATAGTTTAAAAAACTCAGGATAACAAACACGTCTAGTgactttttcataattactTACCTACACAAGTATCTATTAATTCATCCGTTTATGCATCCACTTATGCTTCAATTTATTCTTCATTCTATCTATATacctatttatttaatacgCTATTCTGTACTTATTATTAAGGGAATTGTTTctttacaataaatataaggatttaataaaaaatgttaaagaaactaaaaatttgttattaaaaattatctaTTTCGAAAGATTAGGaggtaaatttttttataaaaatgatataaaacaTACATGTTCTAATAAATATGCACTTAGtaacgcatatatatatatatatatatatatatatatatatatacacgtttacactttttttttctgttatgTTCATACATCCCAATGTTTGTAAATACCCTCATATTATGTGCACTAGAATGATTTAGCATCTATTcaatatcataaaaaatttaaatgcaGAAATTAAAAGCCGAAGTAAAAGGGAAGCCATCAATGAAATACAGATTACgacaaaaattatagaaaaggtttattgttgttaatattttctcaaaaaatgaaaaaagaaagaaagtaCTTCACACAAGTGTTACATATTTCTAATTAATCTTATTTCtgtcttttatatatttagtggattttttttttttttaatgaattattCTACATTTTTCAGTTATATACCTTTCTGTACCATttgatatgtatatatacatacatatacatatataactttATGTACGcgcaattattttttgacaattttttttattatatttttgttagtGCATCTCAAGGGGACGCGTTATTGAAGAAATATTAGAAGAAATACAATATGACGAGCATGGAAAGGAAAACGTAAATCAACaaatgtttaatatatattacagaaaataatttaaaacgAATAGCATTAAACAAGCTAACGAAATTGATTACAATATACtgcgtatataaatatattgtatacgTGCGTATATGTAAAACATCCCATTGTCCGACTTTCCCTTCTGTAGAAGAACAATGAAAGGCTAAAAAGCGAACGAGACTTCTTAAATCAGAAGATAAACATTTTGGtacatatttaaagaaaataattatgcatattttattattgttaaaattttttcttttgcataaatttttataaacgtattttttatttatttcctgacagaaacaaaaaaatagaaaattggGATTAATAACTtagtaaacatattttagttttaaaaccttaaaaaaaaaataaataaacatgaaacgtaatacaaatttttgtttaatcaACGTAATTTTTGTGCATAAACAGTTCATTATgagtttaatttatttatatataaaaacattctttttatctttttttcttttttggtATCTCTAAGACGATGCCAGGTGATAAACGTGTATAATAAACATAACTGGACATGTTTACGCGTTAGTACACGCCccaatctttttttttttttttttttaaatatttgaacaggaaacaatttttttttacatcttttgtactttttttttttttatttaaaaacttattttgtttgtaattttttatagttgCAAAAATAAtcgcatataaatatactagctatatatatacagtatatatatatatatatatatttaagataCGCTTGTTTGAGGgaactttttcattattattatggaAATACATACCAtcaaaaaaagtatttttttttttttctagctaTTTTGTTGTGTTCTCAGTAAAAATTGCAcggtatatacatatatatatatatgtaattttttaaataatttgcGAAGgttatttgttaatttatcttttaacaaaattgtaATAGAACagaattattgttttttttcttttatcccTGGTTATTTTTACGTACagttataattataagaGTTTTAACTTTTATGTTGTATGAGTGAACAGTAGTTTTCATTTCAAAACTTACAGTAAGCGAAATGCCTTTAAATGTGGTAATACCATCTggtatgttttatatttttaattttttcccctaTTCTTAACAAGTgttattaagaaatatatatatcttatatattttactattgtttttgtaaaataatgtGCCAGTGCATGtagttcattttattattatttcgttGCTTCTCTGCATCGTTTCATCTTTTTGATTTGTATTGCGTCACCGCTTCTTTTTTCGTCATAATTCACTGCTTCATCTTTTCGATGATTAATTGTTGcataactttatttttattttgtgtgTAGAACCAAAAGACCCTACGctgatatataaatacaacaAAAAAGAGGTATACTCAGGTGAACTTGAAGGAatacttattttatgttttttagcAATTTTCCTTGGAGTAATTTTTAAGGTTACCCCTTTCAAATATTAAACTGATAAActtgataaaaaagaaatattgtACTCACGAACATATTCATAAAACCtaataattaataactaCTTTGTGTTCTTATTTTCAGACatttctgtatttttttccttaggTGATTGAAGTTATCTTTGTAGTTATTTTTGTGTTAATTTCCATATACTTAACAGCAAGAAATGGAGAATTAAACCTTGTTTCAATATTACCTATGATTATGTATGTcctatattcttttaaaaaatatttatcataaagaaaaaaaatattattctaaaAAGTCAATATTTCTAAGCTGTCACGATATGCCACATTTGCCCTTTCAGCATTTATCATTTACGTATTTAtcgtttatatatttatatatatacctatttattgtatatatatatgttcactTATTTATAgcctatatatatgttcatgtatTTATCGCACattatttgcttttttcttttagaaTGATCGTGATGACATTAGGAATGTCGTGGGTTCAACAAAAGAGctttaataaaaagcaaaCGAGTAAATTTGAATTATAATACTATTCTTTCGTAGTTAGATGGTTGGCTAATTagtttgtttgttttatttatttttttcttgagGTTTaccttattttaatttttttctctattttatagaattttaatacgtacatataaatatacatacatgcgtacacatacatatattcgtAAACTCTTATTTAATGCaaatgtttaaataaaaggaaaagatgCACATAGCATTAAAGTTTTACTCATTTCCAAAATGGGGTACaaacttttttgttttctcgGATTTCATTTGCCATAATTCTCCTTCAATATCATacagaggaaaaaaattttgaaaaattttatttttttttgtattagcAGTTGTAGAATTTCTATGAACTTTTTTAGGAGTGGTCAAAAAATTGTGATTCAATTTTAATGGTTTTATTCTGTATTCATTCCttgaagaaaaatgaaaatcatTAGAGCGATAAGATTCGATAGATTTATAATTTTCGTTAAATGAAGCATAACCACCTATTCCTTTGTGTTCTCCTTCCTTTTTCAAACAGTTGATATCATAATTgtatttactattatttccattattattattattatagttaattttttccattttattttttgttttcttttcctttaattttttacttttttttttggtttcaCTTGACTCAATAAATTCAAATGATTGATCTGTGATGAAACTGCcaatttgtaatttttctaCAATTAAGTTTTCATTGTTGTTATCACTATTGCTATAACCACTTTTGCTAATACCACTTCTCCGCTTTTCAGTAGTAATCATATCAAGCttaattttcccttttttatttacactGTTACAAGTAACACTTTTCTCACTGCTTGTATATCCTCCTACAATGTCATCCTCAAACATTGTTAACTCATTTGAACATGCTAcaatcattttattattattggtcttcacttttgtattttcttcCTTCCACCTTATGAAATCTTCATTCTTTTTCAGAAACAATACATAGTTCCTACGaacaaaaaatggaaaaaaaattttattaacattacaagaatttcctttttcaaaaaaatgaaataaatacaattaaGTGCATTAATATAGGTGTACTTCGAATAGTAGAAAAGATaaaccatatatatatgtacatttatatgtatatgtatttatgtctGCATATTATTCTAAGATACTTTATTAATCTTACAGAACAATTTCTAAAAAGCTTTCTCTTTCGGTGAGCTCAGGGTACAAATAATTTCCTACTGCACTTagaaacttaaaaaaatatatatatacttcataaataaaatattttttaaaaacaaataagaggaacaaatgaaaaatctTTTTATCATAGCATGTTttcgtaaaaaaatatgcaaacaggtaaattcctttttctactaattttttccttcaaGAAAAAAGGTTCGAAAAACCGTTAGTTTGTAGGACGCGCATGCATGTTTATATGAGTATATACAAAAGGTTATATCTACTATACGTGTGTACaagtacatgtatgtatgtgtttataaatatatatataggtgtatattgatatttatatattacgaGCTTAAAGTAAAAGTATGTCAGAACGTCGCCGCTTTCATCAGTCTTCTCTAGGATTGCCTTTTTGTACAGTACTATAAACGAAAATGTTAGAAAATTCA
It encodes the following:
- a CDS encoding hypothetical protein (conserved Plasmodium protein) → MSFLVETFLGQNGRMDVSNLYPHYFDIAPKIVIGVNKPRIINNFFLGEDSTDHIVNKEKKNYLKKVINNAEELLRIIDENKNCNINLILYNTCLIHLTILVEIKKKKKIQKLLENRTEERHGLKVEADIMNANDKNISNLLLDNKNNELRKKEGKSSAPVIIVLPQPLTNQELFLYNKYKDLIKNVKETKNLLLKIIYFERLGEIKSRSKREAINEIQITTKIIEKCISRGRVIEEILEEIQYDEHGKENKNNERLKSERDFLNQKINILKQKNRKLGLIT